The Gossypium arboreum isolate Shixiya-1 chromosome 2, ASM2569848v2, whole genome shotgun sequence region ATATCGATACTTCTGCTTCAGACACCAGAAATACAGCATAATAAGACAAATAATCCATCCCAATCATAAACCATTCAACCTGTAACTAATACATCATCAAATAAACATCATAATGACCACAATAATAGTTCAACCATTGAAAACATGTCCGAGTAACCAAGtgatataacaagaacaatatccaTAAATCCTAAAAGTTAATAAGCTAtgaaaataaccaaaatgtcATGGCAACATTTATGCAATAGTTCTACCACATTACCTTTATTTCCCAAATCATGAACAAATAATAAATCACTTAGGAAGTGTTACTAGAGACTCACTTGGATTAATCCCTTGGAACCACATCGCTCATATCGAAACATTACTAATCTGCAATGGATTaaaggagtgggtgagcttaacaagctcagtgaatgtctAGAGCAACTACCATGCAAATAGTTTATAAAGGATTAACGAACATCCATTTAGTATAATTACAACATCTTAACTTTATTTTCATAGTACTTATTCATGCATCTTGCAATGATTTATTTACATAagaatcacatatcatttaaacatACACCACAGTACTCATAAATgtattcattaataatttggcacttgagctataaaatttaaaatttgactcTACCACCACTCATTAGATACACGGATCTCCAACACACTAAATGACTTATAAAGTCAAACATATCCCAAAAGTGAAGCTTATAGCTAACATTCACCATCACACCAAACATGTcccgttgaatggagcttagctcacattcctttatctctccatgtcccagggcctcaacacccaaatcacataacacatataggtgagtactcacaattctatggcatgccaactatatctaacaGTCTCAAGgtttacaaggccaaaatatccgtTATTAACACACACATTTACTTATCATTCACTGCACTTTATCTCTACATAATCACATTATAAGCACAACATATTCATTGTCATATGACACATAAAACATGCTCACAACCAATGCTTTCAGAATATCCATCATAAGCTTATTACACATCACAAATGTCACattataatcacaaattcacaacacattttcacatataaaTTCATGAGTATGAAAAGCTTACACTTGGGATTTAGAATAGGGATTTAGGCTACTTCTAAATTCCTAATTAATGTATTGAATCGTGTCCACAAGCAtttattccaaacactcaccaattaCACTTTCGTCGAAATGCTGAAAGCTCAAACTAGTCTTTCCTTAACTAGTAGATGGTCTTAACGAATCTGAAGCTTCAACATAATAAATCATACAACAACACATTCAACAATCAACTAAGGACTCAACTTAAGCAATAAAAAACATAAGCCTAAGCTAAGTTCTCAAGTAACCGAAACCTTCGACATAGCAAACTTAAATTCCAAATATTTCGGTCTGTATTTAATATTTTCGTCTAAAACTGATTCTGTTCATCTGATTATTCACCCATGACagattctcaacctttaaactacacaactactcaattcatggtatcaaaatttttgacatgttCATGGTAATTTTAAcgaaaattaattataactcaagAATTCTTTAACGAAAGTTTAAAGTaaatttagaaaccttctaattacataaaaaataattgaaaaacactttgaaaccacgtTTTTACACAAAATCTTGACATCCACCATTAACGATCCAATTTTCAACTTTTATTCAAAACATGCGATTTAATGACTAAAAACttagttttaaagactaaataacatttaaaactatTTAAGAGTTGAATCGTTACCTTAGTTTACGAAAACCAAGTATTTGATAAAAAACCcgaagaaacccaaaaacttaacAATGGAGAAATCTATGGTGATTTGAGCGTTTTTCTTGGATTTCTATGGAGGTTTATGGCTTGGGTGATGATAGAAATTAAAGGATTACAGTTTGGAAGATCAAAATAGGCGATTGAGGTTGGGGGTCTCAAAGGGATGGCACAACAAAAAGGAAGAgaatgtttcttttcttttcttttattcacGTCAAAACTAAGGTGAAAAGTGGGAAATATGGGctgattttaaattttgatttatttgccTCTTAAAAGTTCAAAATTTAGACCTTTTTACAAATCAGTCCACTTTTCAAATTAAAGGTCCTTTGAAcatctttttcaaaaattgatttaattttttaaaaactatAGTAAAAAATATTTCCAACTACCATGCTTACAAAATTCTCGAGCACACTAAAACTAATATTTGAATATACCCCTAAAACTACTAGGCTAAATTTTGGGGTATTACAGTAAAACTTGTAGAAGAATTGGTTCTCCTAAGGGAAGGAAATATCTTTTTGTTTTCGAATTTCTTATAAGGGTTCTACTATCAAAATTTCTAAATTACTAAAATTGCCAACAAGGATACTTTTTCCTAAACATGCCTAACTCATGGCTTTCTGGATtgtgtatcaatactcaacaaaaataataatattttaataaagatCGTTAAACTAGAACTCGAAGATATTGAAAACAAATTTGAAGATTTCCAAAACTTATAGTTATCTGTTCCTCCTTGGCTTTGATGCCAAACGAGTCTTGAGGATATTAGGATGGGTGGAAGTTAAGTTTtactaaaaatgaaaattttcaacatttaatattttaaatgtgtttgataattattttaatttttgcttaatataaaattttcaataaaaaagtGTGGAATAAGATAAGTAGGTAGGTAGGTAGGTAGCTACTTATCACTTAATGGAGAAaatattaagttaattttattttattaaaaattaaaataaattatctttttaaaaaaagAGATATTCAAATTACCATATGTAGCTTTTATCCAAAACTCtccaaaataatataatataatatattatattatattaataagattaaGTTTTAAAAATGAATAATCTTTTAAAATCAATCCTTCCTTTTACCAAACAACttaattatattcaataattaTATTTAGTAATTTATCAAACAATTTTCTAATATAAATTCAACACTTATAAAATTTAGCAATAAAAATTCAGTACTTAATTTTTCAGCACTTAATTTTTATCAAACACACatttagttaatattttaattatttatagatatatttgtaatttttataaaataattcttttacaaattcataatttaatttgttttatgtGGGCCTTGCAAGAATGAAAATGATAATACAAAAAGAAGTGGATGGCCCGTTTGAATTTGGATATTGAAGAGCCTGACTAAGATCTAGAAATACGGCTCAGCCCACTCAAAATCAAGAGAAATATTTTTGTTTGACATTTATACCCCTGAGGCATTTCCCGCCAAAACTGAAAGGAAAGAACCCCTGGATTGAAAACTGGAATGTAGAAACTAGCTCACAAAACATACCCATAAACCCTAAAAATGGCATAAAAATTCCTCTAAAATCTATCAAAAcgatcaaaatcaaaatcaatggCTCCTTCGTTAAATGACGATTCGCCTCCTTCAACCATTGACGAAGCCTTCACCGAAAATAATCTCCAGGTTCCTTTCCCtgtgattgtttttttttttcataaaaaaatgtttttgtttcatttcccaaaaaaaaataataaatcacACTTTATACGTTTTTCTGCTTGGTTCTCAGAAAAAAGTCTTCgttgtaaatttattttaaaaaaatgcaTGGCATATATTTCATGGTTAAAAGTACTTATTTAGTTAACTTTGAATATGTTGAGGTTTTGAatagatttttattaattatttttcccCAAAAAAACATGGCAGCCGTTTTTTGTTCTTCAAAAAGGACCGTCTCGGAAATCAGATAGAAAATCATCAGGAACTGGAAGAACAAGGAGATTCGATTTGTCTTCAGCATCACCAAAGAATTCTGCGAATATCGAAGACGAAAAGGAAGATGAAAACATGAACTTGAGAATGGAAGCCTTTGAATTTGTTTGGTCAAAAATTGAATCAACCATTAAAGTAGGTAAAAGTCCTAGTTTATTTATTCCTTACGCTTTTACTTTTCCCTTTTAAAAATTGTATAGCTTTGCAGGATGTTTTGAGAGTTATTAATACGAACGTGTTTAGCGAAATACAAACTTGGGTGCATCAATCTTTTGACACAATCAGATCACTTGGGACTCCCGAGTTTCCTGAAGCTACTCAATCATTCCCTATTATAACCGATGCTAATTCTAAAAGGCTATTTACTGGGCTTGTTCTTACTAGTAAGTTTTATGCTTCTtactttagtttaatgtttggttGGAGTTGTTGCCCTTACCTTGTTTAACTAAAATTCTTTGGTCTATCTCGTTGGGTGCATGATGCATGCTATAAATATATCGTTTACAAAAGCTATTCTTTATGGTATATAATGGTTGACAGAGAATATGGAGTTTGTTGATGATCTACTGACTTTTGAAGAACTTGGAAAACACTTGAAATATCAAGGATGCCATGTTGCTAACCTTTCCTCACTTGACTTTACTGCCAAAAATGGGGTTGGTGGTTGCCTAAGAAGTTTATTAAGACAGTTTTTAATGTCTTCTTTGGATGTAAGTACTGGTAACAGCTCTCTTTGACTGTTGAACGATAATTTACTTGCAGTTTGTAACTTGAGCTTGTTCcttatttccctttttgtttGAGCAGCCAGCTGACATATCAATCTTAGCATCATGGTACAGAGAAGAAAACTGCAATAATCCAGTGGTTGTGATTATTGATGACATCGAGCGTTGTTGTGGGTCTGTCTTGTCTGATTTCATCCTTATGTTAAGGTATTACAGCACATCCTCTCATTCTTTTACAACCTGAAAGTCCTAAACTATCTCTTTATCATTTACTTATCTACTCAGATTCTCCTTGCTCTGGATCAGTCTTATGATACtgcattatgtttttttttttttatgaaaccaGACTTTTCCTTGCTCTCAATGCTTTTGACACTAGGTTTAAATTCACTTTACTATTCATCTCCTAGTATAAGTGTTGCTTGCTGTTAGTTTTTGGATTCAGAGCCTTTTATCTAATATCAAGTTATTTTCTTGCTTTTATATCCAAATACATACCTAAAACCTGTCTTTATTATTTGCTCTTATATCCAAACGCAGtttctatattttttttttcttttggaagTAAAATGTACCAATGGTAACAAACAAATCACACTCACCTAATAATCTGTATTGCACTTGCCTTTTTGTTTCTGTCAGTGAATGGGTTATCAAGATTCCTGTTATTCTAATAATGGGGGTTGCAACAACGCTTGATGCCCCAAGAAATATACTTCCTTCAAATGCTTTACGGTGCTTGTGCCCCTTTGAGTTCACCTTGGGAACCCCAGCCGAGAGAATGGATGCAGTTGTTGAGGCTGTTCTTGTGAAGCCTTGTTCTGGGTTTATCATTGGCCACAAGGTAGCAGTTTTTATGAGAAACTACTTTGTAAGCCAGGATGGAACTCTAACATCTTTTATTAGAGCTTTAAAGGTTTGTAACTCCATTTTGGCATAAATAAGGAGTTTATTCTTGGTTTTGCAGTGTTGCTGTTAACTTCTTGTGACTTTGAACATAATTGCATTCTTGCTGAAAATCTGTTTTATGGAGGTGTTTCAGATAGCATGCACTCAACATTTCTACACAGAGCCCCTGAGTGTCATTTTGCTTGAATTTGCTTCTGAAGAGGATAACTTGGTTAGTATCTTAGTATATTCTCTGACAAGGCCTTGTGCTTTTTCAATAATAGTGCATTCTTAATTCTTGATTTTTCTGTAATTTATCAGAAGGAATTTTTTAGTCTTGTTCTTTATTGTCTCTATGAATAAGCATTTGCTCTAGCGATCATATTTTCACATTATCAGGTTCTTTGGCTTTTATATTCTTTAAGGATTTGTAGTACAGATTTTTTTTTAAGTGATTCTAATTCAGTCTACAAATTAAGCATTAATGGCATGTAGTTACAGTTTGTTGCTACCTTTATTATTGTATGATTCCGACATATAGAAAAAATGTCATACATTGTTTAACCGATAAGTATTTTTGCTCTACTTTCTGGTCTAAATGTCTCTTTGTTTTCacattcttttttaaaaaaaaaaactctgaaTCAAAGGCTTTATTGCTTTTTTATTTTGTGTTGTAGGTTTTCGAAATCGAGCGGCATGGATTATCACCAGAAGTAATATGGAAGCATGTTTTTGAATTTCCATCATGTCAGAGGTATTTCAAATACCAACAATGTTACTTTTGTTGCATTTTttgtttatgtaaatatttttgaatAGGAAGTAATTACGTGATGAGTTTCCAAATGTGCAAGCAGAGTTAAACTGAACAAGCTGACTAGCGAAAGCTTGGCTCATGCTTTTTCTGAATTGAAGAGATTACAAAATCAGTGGAGAGCTGTGGTTTTGGTGAGACTTAGTCTTTTCCTTTGCTTTGATGTTCTGACATGAACTGTGACATTTTAAGGAAGGCTTTtcagtttaaattttttttttcatattgtaACCAGAaaatcttttgttttgtttttcaaCATCGTCTAGCATTGCTTGCAAAGCACTTGGACTTCAGCTGATGATACAGTGTTACACTGTTAGTTTGGACATGGTTTgccaatttattattatttaatctaACTAGAAGAAGCTTAAAACAAAGTCTATTTGATCTTGACCAAAACTGTTGGCCATATCAGAGATGTGAAAATCTGGCATTAGGTTGAGGCATTTGGCTTATTATACTGAAGGTTAGGCTAAGTACTTGCTTTGCTAGCCTTTTGCCTTATTTCCACCTATAAAAAAAAGCTTAATTTTGGTTTGAATTGCTGCCCTTTTTTTAGAAACATGCTTCCCTTTATGATTCCACTCTGTTCttcattttacaatttttactggCTTAATCCTTTGATATGGTTACCGAGTCATCATTCAactgattttctttttct contains the following coding sequences:
- the LOC108463638 gene encoding origin of replication complex subunit 3, with translation MAPSLNDDSPPSTIDEAFTENNLQPFFVLQKGPSRKSDRKSSGTGRTRRFDLSSASPKNSANIEDEKEDENMNLRMEAFEFVWSKIESTIKDVLRVINTNVFSEIQTWVHQSFDTIRSLGTPEFPEATQSFPIITDANSKRLFTGLVLTKNMEFVDDLLTFEELGKHLKYQGCHVANLSSLDFTAKNGVGGCLRSLLRQFLMSSLDPADISILASWYREENCNNPVVVIIDDIERCCGSVLSDFILMLSEWVIKIPVILIMGVATTLDAPRNILPSNALRCLCPFEFTLGTPAERMDAVVEAVLVKPCSGFIIGHKVAVFMRNYFVSQDGTLTSFIRALKIACTQHFYTEPLSVILLEFASEEDNLVFEIERHGLSPEVIWKHVFEFPSCQRVKLNKLTSESLAHAFSELKRLQNQWRAVVLCLYVTGKGEKVRLLDLFCEAIDPESYNQGEFDTNMKAEKDPVLSSSQIKGHVICKAVRLVRDLSTAQLGKLLKMWENLTVGIPEINGKVKELLSLLNVEDGKSSKKDLTVTPRRHTSRTQLNIEDSKSLSDKAANLIECMVRDYMHPTECIPFHEIFCFKDVDKLQLALIGDPRRGIQVDLLEFQKLLCCRCCTSSSNALLPSMHDTSIMYKLAQEHGDLINLHDWYQSFKSIVLCPNSKRKPRQSPLPKKRKGIKEAESQSEASIQARFCRAVTELQITGLLRMPSKRRPDFAQRVAFGL